From Primulina tabacum isolate GXHZ01 chromosome 2, ASM2559414v2, whole genome shotgun sequence, one genomic window encodes:
- the LOC142537755 gene encoding uncharacterized protein LOC142537755, with translation MEGGGEIPVDEIPLARGRGRGRGRPRIHVVDDTFVEQAVDHLDHLRMDELFARFHSMHPPRFSGSEGAEKAELWISEIEELFDLIEYPPECRLRLAVHQLKDRAKMWWSTTLMTLDAQRIVPSWNIFKLKFKESYCSPSFYSSKASEFHNMKQGDMSVAEYADSFYAMLRYAPHVAASQVAVFESFIEGLNDHLHPFVSTGKPVNYLEAVEIAKRAETSLKRSGNRVLTQHHQSGRQQFSSSGFASLRSRGKQFKKPGSSSSSSGSSGNRGGYRYSGPYCDHCGGKHSSNQCVGVQGVCNNCGQPGHFVRVCPSKTGKSAQAGSGAQSNRIPATSQSSHQPSRPSHQSRGQGGQQNQSSVHVFALTEDEAHAAPGTVITGNCTLCCFIARVLFDTGASHSFVSHAFVVSHDLRTTSMNSNLSVATPMGKMIITDNVVFNAVLFHDENVLYLNLIVLPMHDFDCIVGMDVFTAIVPLLTVIEE, from the coding sequence ATGGAGGGAGGTGGAGAAATTCCTGTTGATGAGATTCCTCTagctcgaggtcgaggtcgtggacgtggtagACCTCGTATCCATGTTGTTGATGATACTTTTGTTGAGCAAGCTGTTGATCATCTAGACCATCTTAGGATGGATGAGTTATTTGCGCGTTTCCATTCTATGCATCCACCTCGATTCAGTGGTTCTGAGGGAGCTGAGAAAGCTGAGTTATGGATTTCTGAGATTGAGGAATTGTTCGATTTAATTGAGTATCCTCCAGAATGTCGATTGAGATTAGCTGTGCATCAGTTGAAAGATCGTGCCAAAATGTGGTGGTCTACTACATTGATGACTTTAGATGCTCAGAGGATTGTTCCATCGTGGAATATATTCAAGCTGAAGTTTAAGGAAAGTTATTGTTCTCCATCATTCTACAGTTCTAAGGCTTCTGAGTTTCATAACATGAAACAAGGCGATATGTCAGTTGCGGAGTATGCCGATTCTTTTTATGCTATGCTGAGAtatgctcctcatgttgctgcGAGTCAGGTTGCGGTTTTTGAAAGTTTCATTGAAGGATTGAACGATCATCTGCACCCTTTTGTTTCTACCGGTAAGCCAGTGAATTATCTTGAAGCAGTGGAAATAGCAAAAAGGGCTGAAACTAGCCTTAAGAGGAGTGGCAATCGAGTTCTTACCCAACATCATCAGTCGGGGAGACAACAATTCAGTTCATCTGGTTTTGCATCTCTTCGTTCACGTGGGAAGCAATTTAAGAAGCCTGGTTCTAGTTCTTCGAGTTCAGGGAGTTCAGGGAACCGTGGTGGATATCGTTATAGTGGACCTTATTGTGATCATTGTGGGGGCAAGCATTCCAGTAATCAGTGTGTTGGAGTTCAAGGGGTTTGTAATAATTGTGGTCAGCCGGGTCATTTTGTTAGAGTCTGTCCTAGTAAGACGGGGAAATCAGCCCAGGCAGGTAGTGGAGCTCAAAGTAATAGAATTCCAGCAACGTCCCAGTCTTCCCATCAGCCTAGTCGTCCTTCGCATCAGAGCAGAGGGCAAGGTGGTCAACAGAATCAGTCATCTGTTcatgtatttgctttgactgaggatgAGGCTCATGCAGCTCCAGGTACTGTCATTACTGGTAACTGTACTCTATGTTGTTTTATAGCGCGAGTGTTATTTGATACTGGAGCATCTCATTCCTTTGTTTCTCATGCATTCGTTGTTTCGCATGATCTTCGCACCACTAGTATGAATTCCAATCTATCTGTTGCTACTCCGATGGGCAAAATGATTATCACTGATAATGTGGTGTTCAATGCGGTTTTGTTTcacgatgaaaatgttctgtatCTGAATCTCATAGTCTTACCTATgcatgactttgattgtatcgtTGGTATGGATGTTTTCACTGCAATCGTGCCACTGTTGACAGTTATCGAGGAATAG
- the LOC142537756 gene encoding cysteine proteinase inhibitor 5-like, producing MAPKFFSLLVVTFSILLASSSIKASFAGWQAISNLTDPKVVEIGKFAVKEHNKRVNALLRFESIVKGETQIVNGINYRLIISATDALAAIAESYYRVVVWDKPWKKERRLISFEKLLH from the coding sequence ATGGCACCCAAATTTTTCTCGTTGCTTGTTGTTACCTTCTCAATTCTTCTTGCTTCCTCTTCGATCAAAGCCTCCTTCGCCGGTTGGCAGGCGATCAGTAACTTGACCGACCCAAAGGTGGTTGAGATAGGGAAGTTTGCGGTGAAAGAGCACAACAAGCGGGTCAATGCCTTGTTAAGATTTGAGTCGATAGTAAAAGGAGAAACTCAAATAGTAAATGGTATTAATTACAGGCTCATCATTTCCGCCACGGATGCCCTCGCCGCGATTGCCGAAAGCTATTACCGGGTGGTTGTTTGGGACAAGCCTTGGAAGAAAGAGAGGCGGCTCATTTCATTTGAGAAATTGCTTCattaa